The genomic DNA TTATCCCACGACAGTACCTCCGTTCGTATTGGATTGCCAATTGGATAAGGTCAAGATAAAGGATAATGGTATAGGCCCAAATGATAGTATCGTGAATACGAATGTAAGACAAAGGCTAAGAGATCCGTTTTTGGTTACATGTGATGACAAATGGGGTAAGTTCGCATCGAACATTGGCTCTAACGTCGCTTACTGTCAACAGCAGCGCCAACAgaatttgaatgaagatGTTAATTCCACTGACTCAAGTAAcattgatattgaaaaacaagaCGGTTTGGCGAATGAGAGTAAAAATGAGAAGATTAGGAGTGAAATGTTTCCTGATTTGAGTGGAGATTGGGGCGGTGGTAACAGATTGAACGAATTGTTCAATACACCAATAGCAGGGAATTTCGAATTTAAAAATCACGAAGACCGTGAAGCTTGGTTCGATTACGTCTCTAAAGTTAAAAAATTCTACTACTTGGAAAACAACGGCAAAAGGTTACCAGGTGATACAGACACAGATAGGAGCGGAACTCCTGGTCAAAGGCACCACCATCCAGATTGGTGGGAGGAATTTAATAGAGACAAGGCAAAATTAAAACGACtaaaacagaaaaagattcaacAATGGACACCCGGTTTCAACCAGTTAATAATGGACAATCAATATTTTGTACTGGCACTTCGTATCTGCAGTGGGATACTTTCCATTATAGCTCTAGGACTGGCTGTTAGAATATTCGTTGATTCGCGCGACATTATCCACAGAAGTAGTTCAGACGTTGGTCAACAACCAAGTGCAATAATGGCAATTTGCGTCAATTCCATAGCGGTTGTTTATATCATCTACATTGCGCATGATGAATTTTCGGGTAAACCGTTGGGTCTACGCAATCCATATGGGAAACTGCGGCTAATTCTTTTGGATTTACTTTTCGTCATATTTTGTAGTGCAAACTTAGCATTGGCATTCAACACATTATTTGATAAAAGTTGGGTATGTACTGCTGAAGGCAGGTCCGACAGTACTTCCGACGGTCTACTAAATATCAATGGAATATGTGAGAAGCAGAAAGCCCTTTCGGCCTTCTTGTTTATGATGCTAGTCATGTGGGTAATCACCTTCAGCATTAGCATTGTAAGagttattcaaaaaatgaccaCACCATCACCAACTGACTGAAAACTGCATCTATTTCATAGCACAAGAACACTTTTAAATACATTTTTAAATACATTCATAGGATTAACATTCCAGCTCAATCATTAACATGTATAGTTGCCTGGTAACTACTGTTCTACTGAGattgttctcttttcgTTACCCGCCCGCCTGTTTTAAATGTTGATGGTTATTGGAAGTGAGAAGGTGTGGCAAAGACGGTGCAGGGGAGCTGCACAAGGAAGATGGTAGCTCACCAACAAAGGACTCTGATTAACGAAGGTAGGTAGTCGAAAGAGGCTGGTGTAGATCACAGAGCCTGACTTTAGTTTCAATCAGGCTTCTCAATTTCGCCTTAGTATCACTCTAGGATTGAATCGTCGGCACTCGGCATCGCATATCTACTTAAGGAATTCAGTAAACATTTGATTTACTGTTTTAATACCGAATCGTTTTACACAGACTGATCTATAATTTGTAGATCGATTCACGGACTGGGGCTCTGGAAAATATATCTGCAACACAATGGCGGATATTTCACCCAGGTCGGATGATTTGGATACGACTTGGACTTTCATAGAACCTGGTATCAACCAGATATTAGGCCGCGACAGTACGTCCATATCTAAGAGAGTAGATAGAGTACTGTCACCAACAATGTACATGGAAGTCTACACAGCCATTTATAACTATTGTGTTAACAAATCCAAGTCAGCTGGTCAGTTCAATGCTGATAAACAGGAAAGCCAATCGTCCATCTTAGTTGGTAGTGAAATATACGAGAGACTGAAAACATATCTCAGGAATTACATAtctgcttttgaaaaggatgataatgaaacaTTTTTACAGTTTTATGTTAGGCGCTGGAAAAGGTTTACTATTGGtgcaatatttttgaaccATGCTTTCGATTATATGAACAGATATTGGGtccaaaaagaaagaagtgatGGAAAGAGACACATCTTTGATGTTAACACATTATGCTTGATGACATGGAAAGAGGTTATGCTTGATCCCAACAGTGATGATTTGGTGAAAGAAATACTAAACCAAATAACTTTAGAAAGAGACGGAAATATTATACAGAAGAATAATGTAACGGTTGCTATCAAATCCTTCGTTGCATTGGGAATTGACCCGCAAGATCTGAAGAAGCTGAATTTGAACGTGtacatcaaaatatttgagaGACCATTCCTGAAGACAACAGAGGAGTATTATAAGCGTTATTCAGTTGATTATTTGACCAAACATTCTGTGAcagaatatatttttgagGCACGGGAAATTATATCACATGAGGAAAAGGGGATGGTAATGTATTGGGCCGATCATACAAAGAAGCCGGTATCCGAGACTTTAAACTCCGTCTTGATTACAGAACACTCACAAGAGTTAGAAGCAGAATTCATAATTTTGTTGGACTCGAGAGAAAATTCCAAAATAGCTGCTGTCTATCAGCTAATGCAGAGAGATTTTACCTTACTGCCGCAGTTAGCTAACGCATATGAGCAGTATGTGAGGAAATGTGGTGAGAATGAGATTTCTGAGTTAATTGCTGTTCAAAAAGCGTCAATTCTTAATTCATCCGCATCGCAAGATCAGCATCCCAGTGGTAGTACAGTTAAAGATAGCAAGAAATCAATGAACCAAGCAATGAATTCTGTGTCCCCAAAAGACTACGTTAAAAAATTACTTGAAGTTTATAGTATATTCCGCGATATGACAAACGAgtgtttttcaaatgatccTTTATTCACCAAAGCGCTTGATAACGCATGTAGAGCCTATGTTAATAATAATGAATTTGCATTGCCACCAGGTTCACTAAGATCTGCTACTTCTAAGACTCCTGAAATGTTAGCTAAGTATAGCGACCAACTACtgaagaaatcaacaaaGCCCGAAATAGCTAGTGATATGAGTAGTGATGATATAATGATGCtattcaaattcttgacAGACAAGGACGCTTTTGAATCACACTACAGAAGACTCTTCGCAAAAAGACTAATTCACGGCAGCTCCTCCAGCGATGCAGATGAAGAAGCTATCATCCAGAGACTCCAAAGCGAAAAC from Zygotorulaspora mrakii chromosome 7, complete sequence includes the following:
- the SRF1 gene encoding phospholipase D regulator (similar to Saccharomyces cerevisiae YDL133W; ancestral locus Anc_7.297) codes for the protein MSIDHNTRQQIDSPQLSAASLSSSSTDSEKKDSKSQNALANNDYSQSYSGDGVNGTKERENIEQTRKAEASNAILNKYAIYPTTVPPFVLDCQLDKVKIKDNGIGPNDSIVNTNVRQRLRDPFLVTCDDKWGKFASNIGSNVAYCQQQRQQNLNEDVNSTDSSNIDIEKQDGLANESKNEKIRSEMFPDLSGDWGGGNRLNELFNTPIAGNFEFKNHEDREAWFDYVSKVKKFYYLENNGKRLPGDTDTDRSGTPGQRHHHPDWWEEFNRDKAKLKRLKQKKIQQWTPGFNQLIMDNQYFVLALRICSGILSIIALGLAVRIFVDSRDIIHRSSSDVGQQPSAIMAICVNSIAVVYIIYIAHDEFSGKPLGLRNPYGKLRLILLDLLFVIFCSANLALAFNTLFDKSWVCTAEGRSDSTSDGLLNINGICEKQKALSAFLFMMLVMWVITFSISIVRVIQKMTTPSPTD
- the CDC53 gene encoding cullin CDC53 (similar to Saccharomyces cerevisiae CDC53 (YDL132W); ancestral locus Anc_7.296), which codes for MADISPRSDDLDTTWTFIEPGINQILGRDSTSISKRVDRVLSPTMYMEVYTAIYNYCVNKSKSAGQFNADKQESQSSILVGSEIYERLKTYLRNYISAFEKDDNETFLQFYVRRWKRFTIGAIFLNHAFDYMNRYWVQKERSDGKRHIFDVNTLCLMTWKEVMLDPNSDDLVKEILNQITLERDGNIIQKNNVTVAIKSFVALGIDPQDLKKLNLNVYIKIFERPFLKTTEEYYKRYSVDYLTKHSVTEYIFEAREIISHEEKGMVMYWADHTKKPVSETLNSVLITEHSQELEAEFIILLDSRENSKIAAVYQLMQRDFTLLPQLANAYEQYVRKCGENEISELIAVQKASILNSSASQDQHPSGSTVKDSKKSMNQAMNSVSPKDYVKKLLEVYSIFRDMTNECFSNDPLFTKALDNACRAYVNNNEFALPPGSLRSATSKTPEMLAKYSDQLLKKSTKPEIASDMSSDDIMMLFKFLTDKDAFESHYRRLFAKRLIHGSSSSDADEEAIIQRLQSENSMEYTGKITKMFQDVRISKILEEDYDVMVKSSTDFSKSKYPDLQPFILAETMWPFSYQEVDFKLPHDLEPSYKKLEEMYASKHNGRILKWLWPLCRCEIKANIGKPGRPPFQFTVTLFQMSILNLFNDSDSDCLTLEDIQEGTNLSVQNIASSMVPFIKFKLVQQTPPGLEKLVKPDTQFKLALPYRALKSKINFASGVKNDVLSSLSNAFDSQTKKSGGSTNGSQFTENEKIEKELNAERQIFLEACIVRIMKAKRKLPHTTLVNECIAQSHQRFNAKVSLIKKAIDSLIQKEYLQRCDDGESYKYLA